The following proteins come from a genomic window of Musa acuminata AAA Group cultivar baxijiao chromosome BXJ1-7, Cavendish_Baxijiao_AAA, whole genome shotgun sequence:
- the LOC135678529 gene encoding zinc finger CCCH domain-containing protein 2-like — MMMMMIGGEGGHPSDPTGHVPPWSSPFEDSTGGIGYHLGAAGGAEYGLGESALAAALQRYLPCNIGEPGAEEEEVDEPDAAVDVYSSDEFRMYEFKVRRCARGRSHDWTECPFAHPGEKARRRDPRKYHYSGAACPDFRKGGCKRGDACEFAHGVFECWLHPARYRTQPCKDGTACRRRVCFFAHTPDQLRVLPQQQQTPTKAAAAVESYDGSPLRHQAMESYLSKHIMSSSPTSTLISPPISPPSDSPPMSPSTAAIRRASWPMRSSLNEVVASLRQLQLNKVKSDLSSWGLQVGGGAFGSPRGSGAGFRAGFCSLPTTPTTASAAVSGGGVGWFDGMDSGFTEGEEPVERVESGRALRAKIFEKLSKECVTERADAAASTPAPDVGWVSELVM, encoded by the coding sequence atgatgatgatgatgatagggGGAGAAGGCGGACATCCTAGTGATCCGACGGGCCATGTTCCACCATGGTCGTCGCCCTTCGAGGATTCGACGGGTGGGATCGGATACCACCTTGGCGCCGCTGGTGGCGCGGAGTACGGCCTCGGGGAGTCCGCCCTGGCGGCGGCGCTGCAGAGGTATTTGCCTTGCAACATCGGTGAGCCGggtgcggaggaggaggaggtggatgaGCCGGACGCGGCCGTGGACGTGTACTCGTCGGACGAGTTCCGGATGTACGAGTTTAAGGTGAGGCGGTGCGCGCGCGGCCGCTCCCACGACTGGACCGAGTGTCCTTTCGCGCACCCGGGGGAGAAGGCGCGTCGCCGGGACCCCCGTAAGTACCACTACTCCGGTGCGGCGTGCCCCGACTTCCGCAAGGGCGGCTGCAAGCGTGGCGACGCCTGCGAGTTCGCCCACGGGGTGTTCGAGTGCTGGCTCCACCCTGCGCGCTACCGAACTCAGCCCTGTAAGGACGGCACGGCCTGCCGCCGTCGCGTGTGCTTCTTCGCCCACACCCCCGACCAGCTTCGCGTCCTCCCGCAGCAGCAGCAGACGCCAACAAAAGCAGCGGCCGCGGTAGAGTCCTACGACGGCTCGCCGTTGCGCCATCAGGCGATGGAGTCCTacctttcgaagcatatcatgtcTTCCTCGCCGACCTCGACGCTGATATCTCCACCGATATCGCCGCCGTCGGACTCCCCGCCGATGTCGCCGAGCACCGCGGCTATTCGGCGAGCATCATGGCCGATGCGTTCGTCACTGAACGAAGTAGTGGCCTCGCTGCGTCAGCTGCAGCTCAACAAGGTTAAGTCGGATCTTAGTTCCTGGGGCTTACAGGTGGGTGGTGGCGCGTTCGGATCCCCGAGAGGCAGCGGGGCCGGGTTCAGGGCCGGGTTTTGCAGTCTGCCAACGACTCCTACCACCGCAAGCGCGGCGGTGAGTGGTGGTGGAGTAGGGTGGTTTGACGGTATGGATAGTGGTTTCACCGAGGGCGAAGAGCCAGTGGAGAGGGTGGAATCAGGGAGAGCTCTGAGGGCGAAGATCTTTGAGAAGCTGAGCAAGGAATGCGTTACGGAGAGGGCCGACGCCGCTGCGTCGACCCCGGCTCCCGACGTCGGGTGGGTATCGGAGTTGGTGATGTGA